A portion of the Paenibacillus sp. PvR098 genome contains these proteins:
- a CDS encoding ATP-binding cassette domain-containing protein: MITVTNVTLRYGKRALFEDVNIKFTPGNCYGLIGANGAGKSTFLKILSGEMEPNTGDVSITPGERMAVLKQNHFEYEEVDVLKTVVKGHARLFQIMEEKDALYAKPDFSEEDGMRAAELEGEFQDLDGWQAESDAAELLIGLGIQKDLHDLKMKELDGNQKVRVLLAQALFGNPNILLLDEPTNHLNIESINWLENFLARFEGTVIVVSHDRHFLNQVCTHIADIDFSKIQLYVGNYDFWYESSQLALKLVREQNKKTDEKRKELEEFIRRFSANASKSKQATSRKKTLEKLQLEDIKPSTRKYPFIKFTPEREAGKQLLTVDRINKAIDGQLVLNNISFTVNKGDKIAFVGPNDIAKSMLFQILMSEIEADSGEFSWGITTSQAYFPKDNSAYFDTDVNLVDWLRPYSKDQDESYLRGFLGRMLFSGEEALKKSSVLSGGEKVRCMLSKMMMSGGNVLILDEPTNHLDLESITALNNGLIDFDGTILFVSHDHQFVQTVANRIIEITPNGLIDKSVTYDEFLENEEIKKQREVLYA; this comes from the coding sequence ATGATTACTGTTACAAACGTCACCTTGAGATACGGGAAAAGAGCTTTATTCGAGGATGTCAACATCAAATTTACCCCTGGAAACTGCTATGGCCTGATCGGTGCTAACGGCGCCGGCAAATCGACCTTTTTGAAAATTTTGTCCGGCGAGATGGAGCCCAATACGGGCGATGTAAGCATTACTCCGGGCGAGCGGATGGCCGTGCTGAAGCAGAATCATTTTGAATATGAAGAAGTGGATGTGCTCAAAACCGTCGTTAAGGGCCATGCACGGTTGTTTCAAATTATGGAGGAAAAGGATGCGCTGTACGCTAAGCCTGATTTTTCCGAGGAAGACGGCATGCGCGCAGCCGAGCTGGAGGGCGAGTTTCAGGATTTGGACGGCTGGCAGGCGGAATCCGATGCGGCTGAGCTCTTGATCGGACTCGGCATTCAAAAAGATTTGCATGATCTGAAAATGAAAGAACTCGACGGAAATCAAAAGGTACGTGTATTGCTAGCTCAAGCCCTCTTCGGAAATCCGAACATTCTGCTGCTTGACGAGCCTACGAACCATTTGAATATTGAATCGATCAATTGGCTGGAGAACTTCTTGGCCAGATTCGAAGGCACTGTCATTGTTGTATCCCATGACCGTCACTTCTTGAATCAAGTGTGTACGCATATCGCGGACATCGATTTCAGCAAAATTCAGCTCTATGTCGGTAACTACGACTTCTGGTACGAATCAAGTCAGCTTGCCTTGAAACTTGTAAGGGAGCAGAACAAAAAGACGGATGAGAAGCGTAAAGAGCTGGAAGAGTTCATTCGGCGTTTTAGCGCGAACGCGTCCAAATCGAAGCAGGCGACCTCCCGTAAGAAGACGCTTGAGAAGCTGCAGCTGGAGGACATTAAACCGTCCACAAGGAAGTACCCATTCATCAAATTTACGCCGGAGCGTGAAGCGGGTAAGCAGCTGCTTACGGTCGATCGGATCAACAAGGCAATCGATGGACAGCTGGTGTTGAACAATATCAGCTTTACCGTGAACAAAGGCGACAAGATTGCCTTCGTTGGACCTAACGACATTGCCAAGTCCATGCTATTCCAAATTTTGATGAGCGAGATCGAAGCGGATTCGGGTGAATTCAGCTGGGGAATAACGACTTCCCAGGCCTATTTCCCGAAAGATAACTCAGCTTATTTTGATACGGACGTGAACTTGGTGGATTGGCTGCGTCCGTACTCCAAAGATCAGGACGAATCGTACCTCCGCGGATTCCTTGGCCGCATGCTGTTCTCAGGTGAAGAAGCACTGAAGAAATCAAGCGTGCTGTCCGGGGGGGAGAAAGTTCGCTGCATGCTTTCAAAAATGATGATGAGCGGCGGAAACGTGCTTATACTCGATGAGCCGACGAACCACTTGGATCTGGAATCCATTACGGCGCTCAACAACGGATTAATCGACTTTGACGGAACGATTTTATTCGTTTCTCATGACCATCAATTCGTGCAAACCGTGGCCAACCGGATTATCGAAATTACTCCAAATGGCTTGATCGACAAGAGCGTCACGTATGATGAGTTTTTGGAGAACGAAGAAATCAAGAAGCAGCGCGAAGTGCTGTACGCATAA
- a CDS encoding PP2C family serine/threonine-protein phosphatase codes for MKKTFAVHWRYGAATHSGWFRTLNEDRSLLRMGTGRDGKPYAAAVIADGMGGTADGGWASEVAVQRVKAWLEDRLPTLLAASDRTEVVEQEAEKLFRSIHREIRDAANQRNCVLGTTLTLLILAEPVYTIVHVGDCRVYRLKSNGHCDRLTRDHSWAADQVRSGRMSEKRARTHPRRHVLLQSLGMRKDPDIYIRSGLYSAHTLFLISSDGFHDLYSDQAVAAMIRKQLQSKADAQEMCDDLLSKALNKKAEDNISLMLLEPLRTIPVSITRHVNIRVQLCILILKRIRRAIPVLLRKIKSGFM; via the coding sequence GTGAAAAAGACGTTTGCCGTGCACTGGCGGTACGGAGCAGCCACGCACTCAGGGTGGTTTCGCACATTGAATGAAGACCGTTCCCTGCTCCGGATGGGTACGGGGCGGGACGGAAAGCCTTACGCCGCAGCAGTCATCGCCGATGGGATGGGGGGGACGGCGGACGGCGGTTGGGCAAGTGAGGTTGCCGTACAAAGGGTAAAAGCATGGCTCGAGGATCGCTTGCCCACGCTGCTTGCTGCGTCAGACCGTACAGAGGTGGTAGAGCAGGAAGCGGAGAAGCTTTTTCGTTCTATCCACCGGGAAATCCGTGATGCGGCGAACCAAAGAAACTGCGTGCTTGGCACGACGTTGACACTGCTCATTCTCGCAGAGCCTGTATACACCATTGTCCATGTGGGCGACTGCCGGGTGTATCGCTTGAAGTCGAATGGTCATTGCGACCGGTTGACCCGCGACCATTCATGGGCTGCCGATCAGGTGCGCAGCGGACGGATGTCCGAGAAACGCGCACGTACGCATCCGAGGCGTCACGTATTGCTGCAGTCGCTCGGCATGCGCAAAGATCCCGATATATACATACGTTCAGGCTTGTATTCGGCTCATACGTTGTTTCTCATCAGCAGCGACGGGTTTCACGATCTTTATTCCGATCAAGCTGTAGCTGCCATGATCCGCAAGCAGCTTCAGAGTAAAGCGGATGCACAAGAAATGTGCGATGATCTTCTCTCAAAGGCTTTAAATAAGAAAGCGGAAGACAACATCAGCCTAATGCTGCTGGAGCCATTAAGAACGATACCCGTTTCGATCACGAGACATGTAAACATCCGGGTTCAGCTTTGTATTCTTATTCTGAAAAGAATACGGAGGGCAATTCCTGTCTTACTCCGTAAAATCAAGTCAGGATTTATGTAG
- a CDS encoding DUF2269 family protein produces the protein MYPWLVFIHSISAMVSIGPYIVLIPMLRKLKNSEEAVTDSYLDSFQFTVRLSKHAGHVLVGSGLLLMWLGNWPWTTPWIAATFAILFASLFFLARAFSPTIRKLREQGENRVYLVRKLSRALYIYLFVLFLMLWLMMMKPQLW, from the coding sequence ATGTATCCTTGGCTGGTATTTATCCATTCCATTAGCGCGATGGTGTCGATCGGACCTTACATCGTGCTGATTCCTATGCTCCGGAAGCTGAAAAACTCAGAGGAAGCGGTGACCGATTCTTACTTGGATTCGTTTCAGTTCACTGTTCGCTTATCCAAGCATGCCGGGCATGTCCTTGTCGGATCCGGGCTGCTTCTCATGTGGCTCGGCAACTGGCCTTGGACCACCCCATGGATCGCGGCGACGTTCGCGATTCTGTTCGCCTCGTTGTTCTTCCTGGCCCGCGCCTTCTCCCCAACGATTCGCAAACTGCGCGAGCAGGGGGAAAACCGTGTGTATTTAGTTCGGAAGCTCAGCCGAGCGTTGTACATCTATTTATTCGTTCTTTTCCTGATGCTTTGGCTGATGATGATGAAGCCTCAGCTTTGGTAG
- a CDS encoding M42 family metallopeptidase, whose translation MRGKVNQDYIMRLLGMLLETPSPSGYCSEIMNKLAEEADKLGYAMRFTPKGCGIIEVQGGQPHHVIGLSGHVDTLGAMVRSIKGNGTLRFTLIGGYMMGSVENEYCRVHTRDGRTYDGTILTHKPSVHVYPDARELKREEAVMEVRLDEAVSNADEVRALGIGPGDFISFDPRTQFKTNGYIKSRHLDDKAGVAALFGLLELLKREAVVPARTLKVLISTYEEVGHGAAWIPEDIEEMIAVDMGAMGDDLICTEFDVSICAKDSSGPYDYAMTTKLIELAKGYGLKHAVDIYPQYGSDASAALRAGSNIRAALIGPGVHASHAMERTHIEAIEQTTALLAAYVTEPAEPYSTKKERGNS comes from the coding sequence TTGAGAGGGAAAGTTAATCAAGATTATATAATGCGGTTGTTGGGCATGCTGCTCGAAACGCCGAGTCCAAGCGGATATTGCAGTGAGATCATGAACAAGCTTGCGGAAGAAGCCGATAAACTTGGTTATGCTATGAGGTTTACACCCAAAGGCTGCGGCATCATTGAGGTGCAGGGTGGCCAGCCGCATCATGTCATAGGTCTGTCCGGTCACGTTGATACGCTTGGAGCCATGGTGCGTTCGATCAAAGGGAACGGCACTCTGCGCTTTACGCTGATCGGAGGCTATATGATGGGCTCCGTTGAGAACGAATACTGCCGGGTGCACACCCGGGACGGCAGAACGTATGACGGTACCATATTGACCCATAAGCCGTCGGTTCATGTTTATCCGGATGCCCGTGAGCTGAAACGGGAGGAAGCCGTTATGGAAGTACGTCTGGATGAAGCCGTCAGCAATGCGGATGAGGTAAGGGCACTCGGTATAGGTCCCGGCGATTTTATTTCTTTTGATCCAAGAACACAGTTTAAAACGAACGGTTACATTAAATCGAGGCATCTGGATGATAAAGCGGGAGTAGCGGCTCTGTTCGGGTTGCTCGAGCTGCTAAAGCGGGAGGCGGTCGTGCCGGCGCGCACGCTGAAGGTACTGATCAGCACTTACGAGGAAGTCGGGCACGGCGCGGCATGGATTCCAGAGGATATCGAAGAAATGATTGCCGTAGATATGGGGGCCATGGGCGATGATCTGATATGCACGGAATTCGACGTTTCGATTTGTGCGAAGGATTCATCTGGTCCGTACGACTATGCGATGACCACCAAGCTAATCGAGCTGGCGAAGGGGTATGGACTGAAGCACGCCGTGGACATTTATCCACAATACGGATCTGACGCTTCTGCAGCGCTTAGAGCCGGCAGCAATATCCGGGCGGCGCTAATAGGGCCGGGAGTACACGCTTCTCATGCGATGGAGAGGACACATATCGAAGCGATCGAACAGACCACAGCTCTGCTCGCCGCTTACGTGACGGAGCCCGCTGAGCCGTATTCTACCAAGAAGGAGCGAGGAAACTCGTGA
- a CDS encoding Dabb family protein: MITHVVMFKLKDRSPEAVKVTYNVLKNMEGKIPLLRYIEVGTDVLNLDRSYDIALITRFDSLEDLEAYDNHPLHLEVKAHMKQVLDGTSICVDFES, translated from the coding sequence ATGATTACGCATGTTGTTATGTTTAAGCTGAAAGACCGGAGCCCGGAGGCTGTGAAGGTGACTTATAACGTGCTCAAAAATATGGAGGGGAAAATTCCGTTGCTTCGCTACATTGAAGTCGGCACTGACGTGCTGAATCTGGATCGTTCCTACGACATTGCACTGATCACGAGGTTCGATTCGCTTGAGGACCTTGAGGCTTACGACAATCATCCGCTTCACCTCGAGGTAAAAGCACACATGAAGCAAGTGCTCGACGGAACCAGCATTTGCGTCGATTTCGAGAGCTGA
- a CDS encoding ASCH domain-containing protein, protein MSETLPPKTCSIDRLVTKEDDVEKVLSGEKTATRRNGRYADIGEVMELKGRKFEVTKVYQQSLGELTDESVQTEGYPNVEAYKNYIMSMHAGMPWLPQMKVWVHEFRAV, encoded by the coding sequence ATGTCAGAAACATTGCCACCCAAAACATGCAGTATTGACCGACTCGTTACCAAGGAAGACGATGTAGAAAAGGTACTTAGCGGTGAAAAAACGGCGACTCGCCGGAACGGACGCTACGCCGATATCGGTGAGGTCATGGAGCTCAAGGGCCGTAAATTCGAAGTAACGAAAGTGTACCAGCAATCCTTAGGCGAGTTAACAGACGAATCCGTTCAAACCGAAGGGTACCCGAATGTGGAAGCTTACAAAAACTACATTATGTCTATGCATGCCGGAATGCCTTGGCTTCCCCAAATGAAAGTTTGGGTGCACGAATTCCGCGCGGTTTGA
- a CDS encoding ABC-F family ATP-binding cassette domain-containing protein: MNILTVEHLSKSYGEKVLFDDITFQINKKERIGLVGVNGTGKSTLLQVMAGLEPLEQGKLIHANHFHVEFLPQNPEFDPDSTVLEQVFYGDTPLMQALREYEWALTELQLAPEDEKRQAKLFTAQQRMDTTGAWEASTTAKIVLTKLGIRDFGQKVGTLSGGQRKRVAMARVLIQPADLLILDEPTNHIDHETVEWLEDFLSKWRGALLLVTHDRYFLDRVTNRIFELDHGRIYSYEGNYASFLEKKADRLERETAEEDKRQNLLRRELAWLRRGAKARTTKQKARVDRVIELRDRKTDGPAANMDMSLGASRLGKKIMELENVSISFGNRTLVEDFSYIVLPEDRIGIIGPNGTGKSTFLNMLAGHLEPDQGTIVTGTTVKLAYYTQESVDMDEKQRAIDYIKEAAEVVRTASGDTITAAQMLERFLFTPSQQWTPIGKLSGGEKRRLYLLRTLMGEPNVLLLDEPTNDLDIQTLTILEEYLEDFPGVVIIVSHDRYFLDRTADHLFVFEGEGRVNRFYGNYTEYMDSVRLTKDAEAESKRESKPSEASDASANDKRETNRPRKLSYKEQKEWDEIEGDIAGLEERLSLIKREIEKAGSDYGKVQDLYREEQELSGKLEWTMDRWAELSELVESIAQNK, from the coding sequence GTGAACATATTGACGGTTGAACATTTATCCAAAAGCTATGGTGAAAAAGTACTCTTCGACGACATCACGTTTCAGATTAATAAGAAGGAGCGGATCGGTCTTGTAGGAGTGAACGGCACAGGGAAATCGACGCTGCTCCAGGTGATGGCCGGTCTTGAACCGTTGGAGCAAGGCAAGCTGATTCATGCCAACCATTTTCACGTAGAGTTTTTGCCTCAAAATCCCGAATTTGATCCGGACTCTACCGTACTGGAGCAAGTATTTTATGGCGACACTCCGCTCATGCAGGCGCTAAGGGAATATGAGTGGGCACTTACCGAGCTGCAGCTGGCGCCAGAGGACGAGAAGCGGCAGGCTAAGCTGTTTACTGCGCAGCAGCGAATGGACACGACAGGAGCATGGGAGGCGTCCACAACAGCGAAAATCGTGCTGACCAAACTCGGCATCCGCGACTTTGGACAGAAGGTGGGCACACTGTCCGGCGGACAGCGTAAGAGGGTGGCAATGGCACGGGTGCTCATCCAACCGGCCGATTTGCTTATTTTGGATGAGCCTACCAACCATATTGACCACGAAACCGTGGAGTGGCTGGAGGATTTCCTCAGCAAATGGAGGGGCGCTTTGCTGTTGGTTACGCATGACCGATATTTTCTGGACCGGGTAACCAATCGCATCTTCGAGCTGGACCATGGCAGGATTTACAGTTATGAAGGCAATTATGCTTCGTTCCTTGAGAAGAAGGCGGACCGGCTCGAGCGAGAGACTGCGGAAGAAGATAAGCGTCAGAACCTGCTGCGCCGCGAGCTGGCTTGGCTGCGCCGAGGGGCGAAGGCGAGAACGACGAAGCAGAAGGCGCGGGTGGATCGCGTTATCGAACTGCGTGACCGTAAAACGGACGGACCTGCCGCGAACATGGACATGTCGCTTGGTGCCAGCCGTCTCGGCAAAAAAATTATGGAGCTGGAGAACGTCTCCATATCGTTCGGCAACCGGACATTGGTCGAAGACTTCAGCTATATCGTACTTCCGGAAGACCGCATCGGCATTATCGGACCAAACGGTACCGGCAAATCTACATTTTTAAATATGCTGGCGGGTCATCTAGAGCCGGATCAGGGCACTATCGTCACAGGTACGACGGTGAAGCTGGCTTATTACACGCAGGAAAGCGTGGATATGGATGAGAAGCAGCGCGCCATTGACTACATTAAAGAGGCAGCAGAAGTCGTGCGCACGGCCAGCGGCGATACCATTACCGCAGCGCAAATGCTTGAGCGTTTCCTGTTTACCCCGTCTCAGCAATGGACGCCAATAGGTAAGCTGTCGGGCGGGGAAAAGCGTAGACTCTATTTACTCCGCACACTAATGGGCGAGCCGAACGTACTGCTGCTGGATGAGCCGACGAATGACTTGGATATCCAGACCCTCACGATTCTAGAAGAATATTTGGAGGATTTTCCGGGCGTTGTGATTATCGTATCTCATGACCGGTATTTTCTGGACCGGACGGCAGATCACTTGTTTGTGTTCGAAGGTGAGGGACGGGTCAACAGGTTTTATGGGAACTACACCGAATACATGGATTCTGTCCGTCTTACCAAAGATGCCGAAGCGGAGAGCAAGCGGGAATCCAAACCTTCTGAAGCATCCGATGCTTCAGCAAACGATAAGCGTGAAACGAACCGTCCCCGTAAGCTCTCTTATAAAGAGCAAAAGGAATGGGATGAAATCGAGGGAGATATCGCTGGCTTGGAGGAACGCCTGTCTCTTATTAAACGGGAGATCGAAAAGGCCGGCAGCGATTACGGCAAGGTGCAGGATCTGTACCGCGAGGAGCAGGAGCTCAGCGGCAAGCTGGAGTGGACGATGGACCGATGGGCGGAGCTGTCCGAGCTTGTAGAAAGCATTGCGCAGAACAAGTAA